In the Hermetia illucens chromosome 1, iHerIll2.2.curated.20191125, whole genome shotgun sequence genome, gaaaattcagccatggaatatagtcatgttgggtctcaaatgaaaagtcttaattagtacttttcgataccagtcttagttttgacatttgttgggaaggtggggagtgcgaaatTGCCCAACTAAAAAATCCGAAAACAATCATGAAGCTGGATGTACCTACTCACCAcatcgatatttgctcaaattaacttaataaagtTTAAAGAGTGTGCATAGAtctagataggatctacgctgttgtaggaaggggaggttcagaaagcggaggcgggagggctAGTCCACACGAGGAAAGCTTTTAaaaaagagggaacgggtgaatttacgttgcacattttcaagggcaagacaatcacagttacgggacgGTGACCAGATcatggagcaatactcgaggagttattgtcgaaagtgaggAAGTGAGTGgaggaatttaagcaggataaggaatgtacGTTAAGAGAGtgggagaaagaagtgggcgaggattttagggagtagcacatagagtgacagtttctgacgtttagcgctaaaccattagtcgagcaccaacgaaccagagtgttcaGGTTAAATTGAAgggttcgtaggctaacacacagtccataggcgatatagcggaaaacagcttaaggtcgtctgcataaagcaaacagggacaagtaagaaggagaggaaggtcgttaataaaaaataaaaataacaaaggacccagaatagatccgtgtgggacgccagaagaggaggagaaggagtgGGAAATACACCcgccaaaagagacgcggcaggatcggttggaaaggtaagaggcaagccataaaacaaatggtatgggaacgtttagggacgagagtttggatagaagtatcttgtgatttacagtgtcgaaggcttaagggaagtcagtgtaaatggtatgcacttcttgccgtgaatttagacatttggcgacaaagttggtaaagtcaagcaggttggaggcaatggacctacgtttaacgaagtcgtgttgctctttcactatgtgttggccaaagcgggcggacaaccagtcgctgacatatctttccaggattttggaacaggaggagaggagggaaatgggacggtaattctcagcaagcgAAACGGGATAGtttctttcacacctgaagggTTGGGCTTCCGGCTTCGCGACTTGTTTAATAACTGTATGGCCTTGAAGAAATTACTTAAAATAGAAGAAGTAAACCTTCGTTCAAGCAGGCGAGCAGAGAGGGTGCAAAATTCGAAGATCGGTTCATAACTTTTTGAGATATTGTGAATACCGATTTCCAaaatggtttcgagaaaaaacgaTTAAATGTTTAATTCAAATGACAGGTGCATTTTCGTTTACTGCAGCCGCAATATCTAGGGCATCTTTTTGCTATTGTCTGTGACGAACCCTAGCTTCTTGAGTCCCAGTGACAACTTTTTTCCGCTATAATTATGCGATCCTCACAAAGCTCCATCTTGATTTATATTACCGCACTTCACAAAACTAGGAAGTGTTTTTCGTCTTTACCCTGGAGTTTTTTCGCCGACGTACTGGTGAAAGATTCTTCATTTATCTGTGCAGTCTTTGGattaaaatatgtttttttgtCTATATTTTCTCTGATTTACTAAGTTTATGGATTTTGCAAATCTCGATAAAAATTTACAACGAATACTTATAACTTTATAGACATATTGTGTTATTAAATAAGCAAAGcagcaaaaatgattttttgaaattttgaaacgcATATAACTCCCTAATCGTTGCGCGTACTTCATGCTATTAGCCAGAGTAATTGTAACAAAGCATTGATATGACTAACATGAAAATCTGAAACTCAAAATTTAATTTCTGTGTATtatcaaaataaatttgtaaacaGGTTGATGCGAGCGATGGCTGATCACACTCGTCTTGCTCCGGCGATGCGCATTGAACGTTTGAAAGCGTTTAATCAACGTTTATACAACACTCCTGCCAGTATCGATGTGCTAGGATCGTGGGATATGACGTTGGATAAAAATTTGGTTGAGTTGCCGGGACGTATTCTAAAGCAAGAGAATATTGTTTTCGGGAATGCGAAAAGGTAGGACGTGATCGAAGTTTTTATCATTCAGTTTCAAAAAACTCGAAATCCGATCTCTAGAGTACCAGCTGGCGAAGAAGCAGATTGGACTCGCGAATTCCGCAATAATTCCATGTTTTTGTCAGTTGCGTTGAGGAAGTGGTGCGTAGTAGTTCCGCAAAGGAGTACTCGCGAGGCAAGAGAGTTTATTCGGTGTATACGACAGGCGGCGCAGGGCATGCGAATGGAAATGGAAGAACCCCAAGTGTAAGTAATCTCTATGAGTTAAATATTTGTAGATGATTTGAGAGGACTGGAAAGTATTCAACACTTTTATGTTAAGAAAGTGAATTTCTATGTTTTTTAAAACTTGCGATTCGAAGATCTTCTTGCAGACGGGGTGCTGTAAGCAAAACATGTTCAATGTATAATTTATTGCCGCCAACCAGGGAAATATACCAGAAGTGCTTGCTATCAATTAGTTTGTAATTTCTGGTAAAAAGAATGAAAGATGTGTAGCGGTTCTTGCATTGAAAATGTAATGCAGTGATAGATAGATGAAGGTGAGAGGAGTTTGAGTCTTGGTATTTATCTTTCAAGACTTGAATGATGAATTTCAAGTTTCTTTTCTTAGAGTTTGCATAGTaaaaccttagttttgacatttattaatGCTGAATTTGATCGAAAATGCGCATGAAAACGACTCCTTCATATCCTTTATGGGGTTATTGGATAGTTGAGTTATGCTTAGGTCCCACTGACTATTATCCAATCAAATATTTGTTCACCAGAGTAAGAAGAAAGATTTAAGGTTTTCTCGTGTTCTTTTTACAGTATAGAATTACACGACGATCGTAATGCTACGTATATTCATGCTATAGAACAGTGTTGCGGTTCAACTGATCCTCAATTGGTTATGTGTGTTGTGCCAAATAATAATGCGGAAAGGTAATTAGGAAATGTCTATTAAAGAATTGttagatttcaaaaatgaattttacGTTCACAGATATGGCAGTATCAAGAAAAAAACCACTCTCGATCGAGCAATACCGACGCAGGTGGTTGTTTTCCGCACGATTGCTCCGAAACGAGGATCGACCCGAGGTTTGATGTCAATTGCTACGAAAGTAGTTATACAGATGAATTGTAAGCTAATGGGTGCTCCATGGAACATTGAACTTCCGCTGAGCGGACTTATGACAATTGGTTTCGATGTATGCCACAGTGCTCGCGACACAAGCAAATCATATGGGGGTATAGTCGCTACAAtggacttgaagtcatcggcgaGATTCTACAGTGCGGTATCTGTTCACACTAAAGGCAATGAGTTGTGCAcggaaatttcaataaatgttGTGAAAGCTCTGCAGGAATATCGCAGGTTGCATGGCACTTTGCCTGCTCGAATCATCCTCTACCGAGATGGAGTTGGTGAGGGTCAATTCCATCAGGTAGCTAAAATCGAAAGTGAAATGATACGGAACAGACTAAATGAGATATATGCAAATGCACAAGTAGCCGAGGGTCCACGATTCGCATTTGTTATTGTTTCCAAACGTATAAACACTCGTTACTTCTTAGACAGAGGGAATCCTCCACCAGGAACAGTTGTTGATGATGTTATCACTCTGCCTGAGCGTTACGATTTCTTCTTGGTATCTCAGTCGGTTCGTCAAGGAACCGTGACACCTACTCACTACAGTATTGTTGATGACAACATTGGGTTGGATCCGGACAAAATGCAAATCCTGACGTACAAAATGACTCATTTATACTACAATTGGTCCGGAACCACAAGAGTTCCTGCCGTATGTCAATATGCTCATAAATTGGCTTTCTTGGTGGCGCAGAGCATTAACCAACCTCCTTCAAATTTATTGGAGAAACAATTgtactttttgtaaaaagtattCAGGTTTTTTCGAAATATTACTATCCGTGTTTAACGGACTTATTGAGTTTTTGTTGTTTATTACAATGACATTttagtttttactttttttgattACAAAGAAGAGAGCtattaaaattcgatttttgttattttatgatataagttttgaaaattgaatgtaACACTTCCCAAGCAATTGGAAATTCAACTTTTGGACGGAGTTGGTCCAAAATATCAAGCGCCGTTTGTACTTGAAAAACATGCTGGGTTTGATGCCTTCCTGTATGTGATATACGCCGTTTGAAAGTTCGGAATGAATTCCAGAAGTGATTTATAGGGAAAAACATGGACTTTTAACTTCTTAAGTGCATGGAGATATCCAACTAGTTGGAATGAAAGCATATGATGCGAAAAGTTGTGTTGATTACACTCGCATCATGCTATCAACATATTCCACATCAAAAATGTTTGTATTTTAATCTTCCATGTCCAAGTTGCTGGGAAATGTCACAAAATTGATTACGAAATAtttgataaatatatttgtttaCACGAGTAATTTAGTTGTAGTGCTACGCAGAAACTATCAGTGATAAGTATTGCACGGGAAGAATACCATGCTATGTGATCGGAGAGGTCCTAATCACCCAAGGTACAGGAAAAGTAGAATTCGAATGTTTCCTAACAAATTTTCGAAAGTTCTTATTGTTGAAATCTCAGAGGGATTTAGTTCTATAATGTATGACTTTGTTAGTTTACCCCGAACTACTACCTCCTTTTACATAAACTCGAAATTTGAAGTCAGATTAAAGTTTAGAATTTTTatataatgaaaatatttgaatgagACAATTTTTTGagataaaccaaaaaaaaatgttagaatttgcagtaatatttgaatgaaaaaatggGGAGGGATATACGATGTCTCGAATCCAACGGTTGCTGCTTGTAAGAGCGACCAAGAAGAGCATTTTATTATAGTTCATTTCACATTCTTGCTTTTATATGTACAAATGAAATtccttgaattttatttttgtttttgcttttatatGAAGGATACAAAGTAATGAGTGTATTACCAACTTAATCTCGCTAGCCATACcatttatatatacatttatattTGAATGAATAAATCAGTTTATTTTTTGATAGAATtaaaatatgcatttattattttGTCGCttagaaattagaaaattttcaTCAAGTGGTGGTATTATTTAGAGTACATAGGTGCGATGACTGCCGaaatgcaatgattttaggTATGTGATTGAATATTTTGCTGGCTGCGTTGATTATTGAGTCATTAGCTATTAAGGCATATACTATAGTCTCTTCAACAGCAGTGAAATTAGGACCAGTTCTAAGTTTGTTTATACATAATCAGGTTATGACGCTTTCAAGTAATTTTCCGATATCACTCCACTGGAATTTTTGCAAATTATCAGGTGAGTAGAAAATTCAGTCGCTTTGAGAAAATTGAATCCAGACTATATTTaaccaagtcggaataccataagctggacgcttccgatataaaggttttgtgttcgttcATCTTgttgcacatttttccattccattcaaAACATTCCTTGCTATATTTCCAAACTCTATATTTCCAAACTCGTAACTCTGTCGTTCATGgatgtataataataatttcgcgTAAATACAGAATTTTTATCtccataactttgctaataatagttggatttccttgaaACTCcaaaatagtagtatattacagTAAAAATTCAGAAAAGTTAACCTGCTTGTTTTTAGGCCTTTCAGTTTTTGTGAATTATCAACTTTATAGGAACATTAATATACAtacatccttttctttttcttcagtctttgtcccgttcacaagcagggtcggctcgtcgtgatcggcttcgccatttggctctatcgaatgcctgatctgggtacaatctcgaagcttttaaatccccatctagcgtatcaagccaccgttgtttaggttaggtctgccttttggtcgtttaccatcgactttgatgttcagaccaatcttggcaagtgaattctcgttggcacgaattgcgtgaccataccatcgaagacgcctctctcgcaacttttccacgatcggtgcaaccctataacgatcgtgggtatcctcatttcggatgtgatccaaacgtgtaacgccactagtccaacgtaacatcttcgtctccatcaccgcaagacgccgttcattcatTCAactaatatacatacatacaataaCAAATATGTAgcaaatttaaatataatactTTAGACCTTTTTCGTATGTATTCATACGATGGCTCATTCGGGAGTGAACAGTTCTTGTGAAGAAATATCTTCggcgttttaaaataaaaagtgaaaatagGACAGTTGCTT is a window encoding:
- the LOC119652123 gene encoding protein aubergine, which codes for MDGNRQGARGRGRASTQNIRPGGRRPGETRQQGDRGQQPGLVPAPQPAQPAWGQPPQARGAPSTISGHVSGPPSVAGMSSGTTGPRPSVPPAGAGRATLHRDTKNMPSTSATAAVIGGGDASRGAVRGNRVIRDIVVTRPTAVTNKRGSTGRRVNLAANYFRLVKAPKWNILQYRVDFSPDIELLHVRRALIREHREKIGGYIFDGTVLFVTRKLPNDVMEFVSKNRNDEAILITVRFVGVITMYDGQAVQVLNLILRRAMEGLNLQLVGRNFFDAVAKIDLRDYRIELWPGYTTSIRQHEQDILLCVEIAHKVMRTERIYDILQKCVQETRDYQEMFKKEVMGMIVLTDYNNKTYRIDDVCFDQSPSTKFPLRDGSEISFVDYYSRKYNIRIRDQHQPLLASQSTDRSRRAGQDAVILLIPELCRATGLSDEMRSRFELMRAMADHTRLAPAMRIERLKAFNQRLYNTPASIDVLGSWDMTLDKNLVELPGRILKQENIVFGNAKRVPAGEEADWTREFRNNSMFLSVALRKWCVVVPQRSTREAREFIRCIRQAAQGMRMEMEEPQVIELHDDRNATYIHAIEQCCGSTDPQLVMCVVPNNNAERYGSIKKKTTLDRAIPTQVVVFRTIAPKRGSTRGLMSIATKVVIQMNCKLMGAPWNIELPLSGLMTIGFDVCHSARDTSKSYGGIVATMDLKSSARFYSAVSVHTKGNELCTEISINVVKALQEYRRLHGTLPARIILYRDGVGEGQFHQVAKIESEMIRNRLNEIYANAQVAEGPRFAFVIVSKRINTRYFLDRGNPPPGTVVDDVITLPERYDFFLVSQSVRQGTVTPTHYSIVDDNIGLDPDKMQILTYKMTHLYYNWSGTTRVPAVCQYAHKLAFLVAQSINQPPSNLLEKQLYFL